One region of Triticum aestivum cultivar Chinese Spring chromosome 6B, IWGSC CS RefSeq v2.1, whole genome shotgun sequence genomic DNA includes:
- the LOC123134939 gene encoding uncharacterized protein isoform X2: protein MASKAFPALVLVALVCGQLVVDGHAQPYTGGGRIRGGGSADGVQPPTYTTTHGHSSTIGEYNGAARPSAVEEDKAFMVNSLPAHDRPLPVPPSGH, encoded by the exons ATGGCGTCCAAGGCATTCCCAGCTCTGGTCCTTGTGGCGCTCGTCTGCGGCCAGCTTGTGGTCGACGGCCATGCCCAGCCCTACACCGGCGGCGGCCGCATCAGGGGAGGAGGATCTGCCGACGGAGTGCAGCCACCGACTTACACCACCACCCATGGCCACTCCTCCACCATCG GAGAATACAACGGTGCTGCAAGGCCTTCAGCCGTGGAAGAAGACAAGGCCTTCATGGTCAACAGCCTGCCGGCGCACGACCGCCCGCTTCCTGTCCCGCCTTCCGGCCACTAG
- the LOC123134939 gene encoding uncharacterized protein isoform X1 produces the protein MASKAFPALVLVALVCGQLVVDGHAQPYTGGGRIRGGGSADGVQPPTYTTTHGHSSTIGNLSIAENTTVLQGLQPWKKTRPSWSTACRRTTARFLSRLPATSPSRSRQCSRA, from the exons ATGGCGTCCAAGGCATTCCCAGCTCTGGTCCTTGTGGCGCTCGTCTGCGGCCAGCTTGTGGTCGACGGCCATGCCCAGCCCTACACCGGCGGCGGCCGCATCAGGGGAGGAGGATCTGCCGACGGAGTGCAGCCACCGACTTACACCACCACCCATGGCCACTCCTCCACCATCGGTAATCTATCTATAGCT GAGAATACAACGGTGCTGCAAGGCCTTCAGCCGTGGAAGAAGACAAGGCCTTCATGGTCAACAGCCTGCCGGCGCACGACCGCCCGCTTCCTGTCCCGCCTTCCGGCCACTAGTCCGTCCAGGTCCAGGCAGTGCAGCCGAGCCTGA